The following is a genomic window from Chitinophaga caseinilytica.
CGCGAAATGGCGGAAGGCGCGCTCGACGTACTCAAAGTGGATTGCGTGATGGCCGTATCCGGCATCATGGGGCCCGATGGCGGGACAGACGAAAAGCCCGTGGGCAGCGTCTGGATCGCAGTGGGAGGGAAGGGGAACATCCGCACCATGCTGTATAAATTCCGGTACGACAGGCCGCGCAATACGGAGATGACCACCGTGGCGGCTATGAACGAACTGCGAAAATGGCTGGTAGGTTAAATTCCCTTATTTTTGTCATCTACTAAAACAATCACTTATATGGCAATTGTCGAACTGGTGATGCCCAAGATGGGAGAAAGCATCATGGAAGCCACCATTCTTCGCTGGCACAAGAAGCCGGGCGACGCGGTGAAAGTGGACGATACGGTGCTGGAGATCGCTACGGACAAAGTGGACAGTGAAGTGCCCTCCATCGCGGACGGCGTGATCACGGAGATCCTTTATAATGAAAACGATGTGGTGCCCGTAGGCACGGTGATCGCCAGGGTAGAAACCGCTGCAGGTGCAACGGTTGCGCCTTCTCCTGCCGCCGCTGCGCCCGCGCCGGAAGCGCCCCGCCCCGCAGAGCCCCAGTACCAGACGGCTCCGCCCCGCCCGCAGGCCGCTCCCGCCGCTGTTCCCGCATCCGGCGAAGCCCGCTTCTATTCCCCGCTCGTGCTCAACATCGCACAACAGGAAGGCGTTTCGTTCGCTGAACTGGAAAAAATCCCCGGCTCCGGCACGGAAGGCCGCGTTACCAAGAAAGACATCCTCGATTATATCGCCAACCGCGGCAACCACGTTCAGGAACCCGAAGTGATCCGTGAAGCACCCGCCGCTCCGGCACCAGCTTCCCGCGAAATCACCACCGTGGCCGCCACCAATAGCTACGGCGGAAACGTGGAAATCATCGAAATGGACCGCATGCGCAAACTCATCGCGGACCATATGGTACGGAGCAAACACACCAGTCCGCACGTTACCAGCTTCGCAGAATGCGACGTCACGAATATGGTTCGCTGGCGCGACGCGGTGAAGAAAGACTTCGAAAAGCGTGAAGGGGAAAAAATCACTTTCATGCCGCTCTTCGTGGAAGCCGTGGTGAAATGCATCAAGAGATTCCCGCTGGTGAACTGCTCGCTCGATGGCGACAAGATCATCCTGAAGAAAGATATCAACATCGGCATGGCCACTGCATTGCCTTCCGGTAACCTCATCGTTCCCGTGATCCGCGATGCCGACACGCTGAACCTGGTAGGCCTCACCAAACAGGTGAACAGCCTCGCCAATGCCGCGCGCCAGAACCGGCTGAAGCCGGAAAACACGCAAGACGGCACCTTTACCATTACCAACGTGGGCACGTTCGGCAGCCTTACCGGCACGCCGATCATCAACCAGCCCCAGGTGGCCATCCTGGCCGTTGGCGCGATCAAGAAACGCCCGGTGGTGGTGGAAACGGAGCAGGGCGATTCTATCGCCATCCGGCATATGATGTACCTGTCACTGTCTTATGATCACCGGATCGTAGACGGCTCGCTGGGCTCAACTTTCCTCAGCGCCGTTGCTACGGAACTCGAAAACTTCGACCCCTCCAGGGGATTCTGATAAGGAAAAAGATAGCGAAAGCGCGGTGGAACGTTGGTTCTGCCGCGCTTTTTTGTTTTTAGCTTGCCCGGACTTCTTCAAGTATTATGATGATTTGTGCGTGGGCGATAAACAGTCTCCATGTAATCAATATGAAGGTTTATGCCGCGATTTTTCTCGCTTTATTATTGATAGCCAGTTCAAACAATGGACATCCTTTCTGAAATTTTTATGATGATGATTTGTGGTCAATTGAGCAGAGAACAGCTTTTGTAGCGGCAATTTATTTGTAGTCAGCGTAAACGGTTGAAGGATTTTGCTGCGCTTTTTATCGTGATTTTATGATTGAGTTTGCGGGCGAACGCGTGAATGGTTCGACAACGTTTTGACCGCACATTTGCTGTACGATTTGCAGTTTTAATTAAGCCAGGGAGGGGGAGCCGGGTTGTTGCCCGCGCGCTGAAAGCCTTGTTCAGCCAATGTTCTGCCGGGTGGGAGCAGGTGCGTTGCAATAAATTCGTACCGATATTTCCGGCCTGAAAAAGGGACGCAAAAGAAAAGGCTTCCCGTCCGGGAAGCCTTGTATAGGATCGATAAGAAACTAATCAGCCTATTAATAACGACGATCGCGTCCGCCACCGCCGTATCCACCACCGCCACCAGGACGGTTGTTGCGGAAACCACCACCACCATTGGAGGGTTGTTTCGGGCGTGCTTCGTTGACCATCAGTTGTTTGCCTTCTACTTCACTACCGTTCAGACGCTCCATTGCCTGAGTGCCTTCCTCTTGATTCGGCATCTCGACAAAACCAAAACCACGTGAACGACCGGTTTCGTGATCCTTAATGATTTTAGCAGAGGTCACTTGCCCGAATTCGCTAAAGATTTGGTGAAGGTCCTCATCGTTCAACCTGTAGTGGAGGTTGGCTACGTAGATGTTCATGATAAAAAAATTAAAAAATGAAAAATAATACTGAATGAAGATAAGTAATTAACTCAATATTCTGAGCGACGAACCCGGAATTAATTTTCAGGAAAAGGCTTAATGGAGGAGGTGGAAAAAGCAATACTTATATTAGTAAGAAATTGAATTATATACATATTAGTTAAAAAATAGTTATTCTGGAGGGGCCTGGCCGGCCGACCAAAAAAATCCGTAAATTCAGGTAGGACGGATCTAATCGTCAAGGCTATGAAAGTATTGAGCGAAACTTGGTTTGCCGACGGATACATCGATTTCGAGCTGAAAAAATATACCTTGCTGGCTTATTTACAGGAAATCAACCGTTGTTTCGACCAGAACAGATTATACCCCCAATTGGGCGACGTCATCTTCCACTATAACAACCTCGTCGCCTTCAGAGACACCAAACAGTTCCTTCAGCAGCACTTCCCCAAACGCATCACCGCGGTAGACATGCAGCGCCTCCAGATCCTTTACGAACAACTGGTGGCAGACGATGAACTGATGGAAGAACTGGAAAATATCATCCAATTCGCCGTTCCCGAAATCAACACCGTGATCCAGGGCGGAACGGAAATCTACGAATTCGTGGAAGAACAGCTGAACATCGCGCCGGTAGGCATCGTTCCGCTCGACAGCCACGAAGGGTATATGCTGCTGCTGGACGGAGGCGCCGGCCACACCAACGTGTACCAGTACCGGTTAACGATCTTCGAGCGGGCCGATGAAAAATATCGCGGCATCCACACCCAGTTTATCAGCACCTATGCCCGCAGCCTCGCCAACTCGCAGCAAAGCATCAAATCCGACCTCATCCGCCACCGCCGCGAGCTGCCTAACCCTGCCGTATACACGGTGGAAACGGGGATGACGTTCCCGCTGGAAGAAACGTTGCTGCCCGTGGCCAAACGCTTGCTGGTAAAGTATATCACGCAGCACGCTGCATAGCCCGGTCACTTCAGCCCGGGCGTATCCAGGTTGGTAATGCTGTTCGTGAAATTGACTTTCAATTCGTACCCAAGCGGCGTATAATAGTTGCGAAGGATGGCGATGATCTTGTTCATACTTTGCTTCTGGTACATGACGTTTTCTTCGAGCTGCGAACGGTTGGTATCGTACAGTTTTTTCTGGACTTCCGTGTAGGTTTCATCATTCGAAAACGTGAACCAGCCTTTGCGGGACGAGGTTTCCATCTGGTTCATCCGCAGCTCGAAACTCAGCAGTTTGGGCGGCGGCAACTGGATGGTGACGGTTTTCCCGGAAACGGTAAGGCTGAAGTTGGTACTGTCCGTATCCACGCCGTACTTGGCGGTATACGGAACGGACACCCAGGCCGTGTTTTCGGAGAACACCCGTTTGAGGTTATCGCTCCATTCCCCGCTGTTCTCGACATTGCTTTGCTTGAAGGAAGCGTTCCCCTGTACCTCGAGGCTGGCCAGTTCCGCGATCTCCCGGATCAACAGCACGTTGTTGACCGCTTTCTCGTTCACGGTACTGCCTGAACCGGAGCAACGCCCGAGCAGGAAGATGCCGATGATGAAAAGGATGATGACCGCCCAGGTCAGGATTTTTTTCATGCCGTTTTATTTTTCAATTCAGTGTATGGAACGCCGACTCTTTTGCTCATGGCGTTTCCCGGATGTTCCAGCGGCGCATAGCCGTATTGTTCGTACAACCCGTGCGCGTCCTGGGTCAT
Proteins encoded in this region:
- a CDS encoding dihydrolipoamide acetyltransferase family protein → MAIVELVMPKMGESIMEATILRWHKKPGDAVKVDDTVLEIATDKVDSEVPSIADGVITEILYNENDVVPVGTVIARVETAAGATVAPSPAAAAPAPEAPRPAEPQYQTAPPRPQAAPAAVPASGEARFYSPLVLNIAQQEGVSFAELEKIPGSGTEGRVTKKDILDYIANRGNHVQEPEVIREAPAAPAPASREITTVAATNSYGGNVEIIEMDRMRKLIADHMVRSKHTSPHVTSFAECDVTNMVRWRDAVKKDFEKREGEKITFMPLFVEAVVKCIKRFPLVNCSLDGDKIILKKDINIGMATALPSGNLIVPVIRDADTLNLVGLTKQVNSLANAARQNRLKPENTQDGTFTITNVGTFGSLTGTPIINQPQVAILAVGAIKKRPVVVETEQGDSIAIRHMMYLSLSYDHRIVDGSLGSTFLSAVATELENFDPSRGF
- a CDS encoding RNA recognition motif domain-containing protein yields the protein MNIYVANLHYRLNDEDLHQIFSEFGQVTSAKIIKDHETGRSRGFGFVEMPNQEEGTQAMERLNGSEVEGKQLMVNEARPKQPSNGGGGFRNNRPGGGGGYGGGGRDRRY
- a CDS encoding DUF4230 domain-containing protein, which produces MKKILTWAVIILFIIGIFLLGRCSGSGSTVNEKAVNNVLLIREIAELASLEVQGNASFKQSNVENSGEWSDNLKRVFSENTAWVSVPYTAKYGVDTDSTNFSLTVSGKTVTIQLPPPKLLSFELRMNQMETSSRKGWFTFSNDETYTEVQKKLYDTNRSQLEENVMYQKQSMNKIIAILRNYYTPLGYELKVNFTNSITNLDTPGLK